In Solidesulfovibrio sp., one DNA window encodes the following:
- a CDS encoding acyltransferase family protein — translation MRYYSIQFLRLFFMAEVLYLHIQAYLSIYGLPGGTIFHTVPSAFMAAALPFFSISGFIMAFLIDIGYRNFLPRRLLRVYPTYFCGVAIAVAVNWFLWNKPPTTHLFAAASLLPLGPADLPLRVEWTLIYEIAYYVVIAPFALPRFRRYFVPFLFVWAAAIFFAYYVLDMQEAHIFTTWRTVLLSNFGLYFITGALVYHLQKRTPTWHWSLSVGLICLSAAICVATSWNRPPGLIKDMGEILLWSLCSAVSLYCVVKLEDKWRHPLLETISNFGDYAYAYYLIHATILSAFFSIAVYTFGWRLNNATALAGLGLVAVLGYFFGRLDMRLHGFFKKRLR, via the coding sequence ATGCGCTATTATTCCATCCAGTTTCTCCGTCTGTTCTTCATGGCCGAGGTTCTATATCTCCATATCCAGGCCTACCTCAGCATCTACGGCCTCCCGGGGGGCACGATCTTTCATACCGTACCGTCCGCCTTCATGGCCGCCGCCCTGCCTTTTTTCAGCATTTCCGGCTTCATCATGGCCTTTCTCATCGACATCGGCTACCGCAACTTCCTGCCCCGGCGCCTGCTGCGCGTGTACCCCACGTATTTTTGCGGCGTGGCCATCGCCGTGGCCGTCAACTGGTTTTTATGGAACAAACCGCCCACCACCCACCTGTTCGCCGCCGCCTCGCTGTTGCCCCTGGGGCCGGCCGACCTGCCCCTGCGCGTCGAATGGACGCTCATTTACGAGATCGCCTATTACGTCGTCATCGCGCCCTTCGCCCTGCCCCGGTTTCGCCGCTATTTCGTGCCGTTCCTGTTCGTCTGGGCGGCGGCCATCTTTTTCGCCTATTACGTCCTCGACATGCAGGAGGCCCACATCTTCACGACCTGGCGCACCGTCTTGCTGTCGAACTTCGGCCTCTACTTCATCACCGGCGCCCTGGTCTACCATCTGCAAAAAAGGACGCCGACCTGGCACTGGAGCCTCTCCGTCGGCCTCATTTGCCTCAGCGCCGCCATCTGCGTCGCCACCTCCTGGAACCGGCCCCCCGGACTGATCAAGGACATGGGCGAAATCCTGCTCTGGAGCCTGTGCTCGGCCGTAAGCCTCTATTGCGTGGTCAAACTCGAGGACAAGTGGCGCCATCCCCTCCTCGAAACCATCTCCAACTTCGGCGACTACGCCTATGCCTACTACCTCATCCACGCCACCATCCTGTCGGCCTTTTTCTCCATCGCGGTCTACACCTTCGGCTGGCGCCTCAACAACGCCACGGCCCTGGCCGGCCTGGGCCTGGTGGCCGTGCTCGGCTATTTCTTCGGCAGGCTGGACATGCGCCTGCATGGCTTCTTCAAAAAAAGGTTGCGCTGA
- a CDS encoding DUF169 domain-containing protein, producing the protein METMSYQEMQRVLMDELRLMHYPVAIKYFFDQAELDALKARGGYYLPAKALTFCQAELGARMEGLTVLMGKEQLGCGNAKCVFGWKDIDEAEIKGHLKYVRDLEQAERFVRSKPRLQKELLAVVVSPLAEAPFAPDVVHFYCDNMQAYHLVVDWMAARDIHPLRPNMTMNSAACAGNVQAFNTGEANVFLACSGSYNAGKTERGEINVAIPGPDMPLVVGRLLARKQATGGASVTRAGHPFPGADICKNCPLIVFKKVEAPVVAAE; encoded by the coding sequence ATGGAAACCATGTCGTACCAGGAAATGCAGCGCGTCCTCATGGACGAGTTGCGGCTGATGCACTACCCCGTGGCCATCAAGTACTTCTTCGACCAGGCCGAACTCGACGCCCTCAAGGCCAGAGGCGGCTACTACCTGCCGGCCAAGGCCCTGACCTTCTGCCAGGCCGAACTCGGCGCCCGCATGGAAGGTCTGACCGTGCTCATGGGCAAGGAGCAGCTCGGCTGCGGCAACGCCAAGTGCGTGTTCGGCTGGAAGGACATCGACGAGGCCGAGATCAAGGGCCACCTCAAGTACGTGCGCGACCTGGAGCAGGCCGAACGTTTCGTGCGCAGCAAGCCGCGCCTGCAAAAGGAACTCCTGGCCGTGGTCGTCTCCCCCCTGGCCGAGGCCCCCTTCGCCCCGGACGTGGTGCATTTCTACTGCGACAACATGCAGGCCTACCACCTGGTGGTGGACTGGATGGCCGCCCGGGACATCCATCCCCTGCGGCCCAACATGACCATGAACTCGGCGGCCTGCGCCGGCAACGTCCAGGCCTTCAACACCGGCGAGGCCAATGTCTTCCTGGCCTGCAGCGGCAGCTACAACGCCGGCAAGACCGAGCGCGGCGAGATCAACGTGGCCATTCCCGGCCCGGACATGCCCCTGGTGGTCGGTCGCCTCCTGGCCCGCAAGCAGGCCACGGGCGGCGCCTCGGTGACCCGCGCCGGCCATCCCTTCCCGGGCGCGGACATCTGCAAGAACTGTCCGTTGATCGTGTTCAAGAAGGTGGAGGCGCCGGTCGTGGCCGCCGAATAG
- a CDS encoding SagB/ThcOx family dehydrogenase, with the protein MDRRHFLMAAGVVAAGWAVPGTGLAGPASTLPAPALPGAKTLEEALRLRQTRRDIDSRPVPDDVLSGLLWAAGGVNRPEAGKRTAPTAQNRQEIDIYVAKADGLYLYAPKDHALMQLSGADIRAATGKQALAGTVPVNLVYVADMGKVAGSTAEEKLFYAGADTGFVSQNVYLYCAAMGLATVVRASIDTAALAKAMGLAEGKRVTLAQSLGYPKA; encoded by the coding sequence ATGGATCGAAGGCATTTTCTGATGGCGGCGGGCGTGGTTGCGGCCGGTTGGGCCGTGCCCGGGACCGGCCTGGCCGGGCCGGCGTCGACGCTTCCCGCGCCGGCCCTGCCCGGGGCCAAGACCCTGGAAGAGGCGTTGCGGCTGCGCCAGACCCGGCGGGACATCGATTCGCGCCCCGTGCCCGACGACGTCCTGTCCGGGCTGTTGTGGGCGGCGGGCGGCGTCAACCGGCCCGAGGCGGGCAAGCGTACCGCGCCCACGGCCCAGAACCGCCAGGAGATCGACATCTACGTGGCCAAGGCCGACGGGCTGTACCTGTACGCGCCCAAGGACCATGCCCTGATGCAGCTTTCCGGCGCCGACATCCGGGCGGCCACGGGCAAGCAGGCCCTGGCGGGCACGGTGCCGGTCAACCTGGTCTACGTGGCCGACATGGGCAAGGTGGCCGGATCGACGGCCGAGGAGAAACTCTTCTACGCCGGGGCCGACACCGGGTTCGTCAGCCAGAACGTCTACCTCTACTGCGCCGCCATGGGGCTGGCCACGGTGGTGCGGGCCAGCATCGACACGGCGGCCCTGGCCAAGGCCATGGGCCTGGCCGAGGGCAAGCGCGTCACCCTGGCCCAGAGCCTGGGCTATCCCAAGGCCTAG
- a CDS encoding PAS domain S-box protein, whose protein sequence is MNTTRNPDVPLAPDLPAHDGPLFATLWETAGDIVVLLDRGARLEAISDRGLALLGRTRAQCLGRGWPDLAVAPEDRARLRRELEALPENGGTGLAEHDLVTARGTRRLAWALAALPGRDGRPPRVLACGRDITDMAATVKTLRENEAAYRCIFNAASDAIFLNDAETGAYLEANERAVALYGYTPAELRAMSPAGLSAGYPPYGAEEIREKTRLARQGQPQLFEWLSRDKAGRLFWTEVNLRQGLHSGRERIIAVVRDITERKMAERALRESEKKFRQLAETIDEVFWLGSPDWKRIFYISPAYERLWGRSTKSLYESPLSWLDAVHPEDREQVLGALTALIGRPVTPGVLPEYRVVRPDGSVRRVQARYFPVADDTGVAYRVAGIIEDVTDRYAAQEQLKRVNERLEDMVRERTRTLNRMNQELIREVTERRDAEAAMAMAKEAAEAASQAKSAFLANMSHEIRTPLNGILGMAQILAATPLDGPQQGFLKDIEESAGSLLAIINDILDFSKIEADRLELSREPFGLRGVLASVEAGLGVLAQEKGLGLSVDVAEDVPDLLLGDADRLRQVLVNLVGNAVKFTEHGGVVIGVQCVEACLPPEAAEDHASQELLFSVSDTGIGIGAEDASRIFEPFTQADDSYTRRFGGTGLGLAITKRLVALMGGSIGLESVPGQGSVFTFTARFELEAYPPEPAAAAPSPPPLPPMDVLLADDNRVHRDIIEKWLLRRGHRVVAVADGQEAVDAVARAPFDLVLMDIQMPGMGGLEAARAIRALPHPGRAAVSIAAVTAHAMAGDRERFLTAGMDDYLSKPVVQRELDRVLAGAAAKVSGAVPPPGQAGPDG, encoded by the coding sequence ATGAACACCACGCGAAATCCCGACGTCCCCCTCGCCCCGGACCTGCCCGCCCACGACGGCCCGCTGTTCGCCACCCTGTGGGAAACCGCCGGCGACATCGTCGTCCTCCTGGACCGAGGCGCCCGGCTGGAGGCCATAAGCGACCGGGGACTGGCCTTGCTGGGCCGGACCCGGGCCCAATGCCTGGGCCGGGGCTGGCCCGACCTGGCCGTGGCCCCCGAGGACCGGGCCCGGCTGCGCCGGGAACTGGAAGCCCTGCCGGAAAACGGGGGGACCGGGCTGGCCGAGCATGACCTCGTCACGGCCCGCGGGACGCGCCGCCTGGCCTGGGCGCTCGCCGCGCTGCCGGGGCGGGACGGGCGGCCGCCCCGTGTCCTGGCCTGCGGCCGGGACATCACGGACATGGCCGCCACGGTGAAGACCCTGCGCGAAAACGAGGCCGCCTACCGGTGCATCTTCAATGCCGCCAGCGACGCCATCTTCCTCAACGACGCCGAAACAGGCGCCTATCTCGAAGCCAACGAACGGGCCGTCGCCCTCTACGGCTACACGCCGGCCGAGCTGCGCGCCATGTCCCCGGCCGGGTTGAGCGCCGGCTATCCGCCCTACGGCGCCGAGGAGATCAGGGAAAAAACCCGGCTCGCCCGCCAGGGCCAGCCGCAACTCTTCGAATGGCTGTCCCGGGACAAGGCCGGGCGGCTCTTCTGGACCGAGGTCAACCTGCGCCAGGGCCTGCATTCCGGCCGGGAACGCATCATCGCCGTGGTGCGCGACATCACCGAGCGCAAGATGGCCGAACGGGCCCTGCGGGAGAGCGAGAAGAAATTCCGCCAGTTGGCCGAGACCATCGACGAGGTGTTCTGGCTCGGCTCCCCGGACTGGAAGCGGATCTTCTACATCAGCCCGGCCTACGAGCGCCTCTGGGGCCGCAGCACCAAAAGCCTCTACGAATCCCCCCTGTCCTGGCTCGATGCCGTCCACCCCGAGGACCGCGAGCAGGTCCTCGGCGCCCTGACCGCCCTGATTGGGCGGCCCGTCACGCCCGGGGTGCTCCCGGAATACCGGGTCGTGCGGCCCGACGGGTCCGTGCGCCGGGTCCAAGCCCGCTATTTTCCCGTGGCCGACGACACGGGCGTGGCCTACCGGGTGGCGGGCATCATCGAGGACGTCACCGACCGGTACGCCGCCCAAGAACAGTTGAAACGCGTCAACGAGCGCCTGGAGGACATGGTCCGGGAGCGCACGCGCACGCTCAACCGCATGAACCAGGAGCTCATCCGGGAAGTGACCGAACGCCGCGACGCCGAAGCGGCCATGGCCATGGCCAAGGAGGCGGCCGAGGCGGCCAGCCAGGCCAAGTCGGCCTTTCTGGCCAACATGAGCCACGAGATCCGCACGCCGCTCAACGGCATCCTCGGCATGGCCCAGATCCTGGCCGCCACACCCCTCGACGGCCCCCAACAGGGGTTTCTCAAGGACATCGAGGAATCGGCCGGCTCGCTGCTGGCCATCATCAACGACATCCTGGACTTCTCCAAGATCGAGGCCGACCGGCTGGAACTGTCCCGGGAACCCTTCGGGCTTCGCGGCGTGCTGGCCTCGGTGGAGGCGGGCCTCGGCGTGCTGGCCCAGGAAAAGGGGCTGGGGCTGTCCGTGGACGTGGCCGAGGACGTGCCGGACCTGCTGCTGGGCGACGCCGACCGGCTGCGCCAGGTCCTGGTCAACCTGGTCGGCAACGCCGTGAAGTTCACCGAGCACGGCGGCGTCGTCATCGGCGTGCAGTGCGTCGAGGCCTGCCTGCCGCCCGAGGCGGCCGAGGACCACGCCAGCCAGGAACTGCTGTTTTCCGTCAGCGACACCGGCATCGGCATCGGCGCCGAGGACGCCAGCCGCATCTTCGAGCCCTTCACCCAGGCCGACGACTCCTACACCCGCCGCTTCGGCGGCACGGGCCTGGGCCTGGCCATCACCAAGCGGCTGGTGGCGCTCATGGGCGGGAGCATCGGCCTGGAAAGCGTCCCGGGCCAGGGGTCGGTCTTCACCTTCACCGCCCGCTTCGAACTGGAGGCCTATCCGCCGGAACCGGCCGCCGCCGCGCCCTCCCCGCCGCCCCTGCCACCCATGGACGTGCTGCTGGCCGACGACAACCGCGTCCACCGCGACATCATCGAAAAGTGGCTTCTGCGGCGCGGCCACCGCGTCGTTGCCGTGGCCGACGGCCAGGAAGCCGTGGACGCCGTGGCCCGCGCCCCCTTCGACCTGGTCCTCATGGACATCCAGATGCCGGGCATGGGCGGCCTGGAAGCCGCCAGGGCCATCCGCGCCCTGCCCCATCCCGGCCGCGCCGCGGTCTCCATCGCCGCCGTCACCGCCCACGCCATGGCCGGCGACCGGGAACGGTTCCTGACGGCGGGCATGGACGACTACCTGTCCAAGCCCGTGGTCCAGCGCGAACTCGACCGCGTCCTGGCCGGCGCCGCGGCCAAGGTTTCGGGCGCCGTGCCGCCGCCCGGCCAGGCGGGCCCCGACGGCTGA
- a CDS encoding multidrug efflux RND transporter permease subunit, whose product MVNFFIERPVFSTVISIVITLVGAICILTLPIAQYPQIVPPTVQVVATYDGASAQVVEESVATPIEQEVNGAQDMLYMNSVSSNDGRMVLNVTFDIARDLDLATVDVQNRVALANSRLPSEVVRRGISVKKQSPDMLVVINLNSPDGSRDTLFLNNYAKINITDALARIPGVGNVAVFGERDYGMRVWLDPDKLARLGLTASDVSNAIKQQNVQAPAGQIGMPPAPPGQEFQLTVQVKGRLSDPEEFANIIVRTGKGAEIVRVRDVGRVELGSQSYSAFTRLNAKPTCTIQVFQLPGANALDVVAKIRAVMAEQAGYFPAGVAYTIPYDTTKFVTASIHEVVKTLFEAVLLVLLVVYIFLQNGRATLIPMLTVPVSLVGTFAFMQVFGFSINTLTLFGLVLAIGIVVDDAIVVVEAVQHKIDHGGMAPKEATKAAMAEVSGPVIAISLVLISVFVPVAFMGGVTGRLYQQFALTLAVSVALSAICALTLSPALCALILRPASLPRGPLGAFFRGFNAVFEKTTNGYAAGVRAAIRFFLVTVVMLGLVVGGTYWLLKTLPTGFVPDEDQGYFIVNALLPEGASVERNDAVVTRLEQYLSADPAVADVLALGGYNLLTGTYSSYSSALFVILKPWEERATPELALDAVMGRAKAFFAGVQGAVVMAFNPSPIPGLGSTGGFQFELQDRSGGKVEALARTAYGFMADARALPSVTGVFSDFSVEVPQLFYDLDRDKVQTLGIPPSDVFEALQTYLGGLYVNDFNKFGRTYRVMLQAEPRFRRSPADIERFFVRSASGEMVPLSTLGRTTDIRGPEYIRRFNLFRAVEIAGGTPPGFSSGQSLSAMADLARTTLPQGYGYDWTGIAYQEVKSGSQSVFIFGLALVMVFLVLAAQYESWAVPFAVILAVPLAVFGAMAGQMLRGLDNNVYAQIGLVMLIGLAAKNAILIVEFAKMRREAGDAPDVAAVSASVLRFRPILMTSFAFILGVVPMLVASGAGAASRHALGTAVFGGMLAATILGVYFVPALFWFIQRLVERLRR is encoded by the coding sequence ATGGTCAACTTCTTCATCGAACGGCCGGTCTTTTCCACGGTCATCTCCATCGTCATCACCCTGGTCGGGGCCATCTGCATCCTGACCCTGCCCATCGCCCAGTACCCGCAGATCGTGCCGCCGACGGTGCAGGTCGTGGCCACCTACGACGGGGCCAGCGCGCAGGTCGTGGAAGAGTCCGTGGCCACGCCCATCGAGCAGGAGGTCAACGGCGCCCAGGACATGCTCTACATGAATTCCGTGAGCTCCAACGACGGGCGCATGGTCTTAAACGTCACCTTCGACATCGCCCGCGACCTGGACCTGGCCACGGTGGACGTGCAAAACCGCGTCGCCCTGGCCAACTCCCGCCTGCCGTCCGAAGTCGTCCGGCGCGGCATCTCGGTGAAAAAGCAGTCCCCGGACATGCTGGTCGTGATCAACCTCAATTCCCCCGACGGCAGCCGGGATACGCTTTTTCTCAACAACTACGCGAAAATAAACATCACCGACGCCCTGGCCCGGATTCCCGGGGTCGGCAACGTGGCCGTGTTCGGCGAGCGCGACTACGGCATGCGCGTCTGGCTCGACCCGGACAAGCTGGCCCGACTGGGGCTGACCGCCTCGGATGTCTCCAACGCCATCAAGCAGCAAAACGTCCAGGCCCCGGCCGGCCAGATCGGCATGCCGCCGGCCCCGCCCGGCCAGGAGTTCCAGCTCACGGTGCAGGTCAAGGGCCGGCTGTCCGACCCCGAGGAATTCGCCAACATCATCGTGCGCACGGGCAAGGGCGCCGAGATCGTGCGCGTGCGCGACGTGGGCCGGGTGGAGCTCGGCAGCCAGAGCTACAGCGCCTTCACGCGGCTCAATGCCAAGCCCACCTGCACCATCCAGGTCTTCCAGCTGCCCGGGGCCAACGCCCTGGACGTGGTGGCCAAGATCCGGGCCGTCATGGCCGAGCAGGCCGGCTATTTCCCGGCCGGCGTGGCCTACACCATTCCCTACGACACCACGAAATTCGTCACCGCCTCCATTCACGAGGTCGTCAAGACCCTGTTCGAGGCCGTGCTGCTCGTCCTGCTCGTGGTCTACATCTTTCTGCAAAACGGCCGGGCCACGCTGATTCCCATGCTCACCGTGCCCGTGTCCCTGGTCGGCACCTTCGCCTTCATGCAGGTCTTCGGCTTCTCCATCAACACGCTGACCCTGTTCGGCCTGGTCCTGGCCATCGGCATCGTCGTCGACGACGCCATCGTCGTGGTGGAGGCGGTGCAGCACAAGATCGACCATGGCGGGATGGCGCCCAAGGAGGCGACCAAGGCGGCCATGGCCGAGGTGTCCGGGCCGGTCATCGCCATTTCCCTGGTGCTCATTTCCGTGTTCGTGCCCGTGGCCTTCATGGGCGGGGTCACCGGCCGGCTGTACCAGCAGTTCGCCCTGACGCTGGCCGTGTCCGTGGCCCTGTCGGCCATCTGCGCCCTGACCCTTTCCCCGGCCCTGTGCGCGCTGATCCTGCGGCCGGCCAGCCTGCCCCGGGGGCCGCTGGGGGCGTTTTTCCGGGGCTTCAACGCGGTCTTCGAGAAGACCACCAACGGCTACGCCGCCGGGGTGCGCGCCGCCATCCGCTTTTTCCTCGTCACCGTGGTCATGCTCGGCCTGGTCGTCGGCGGCACCTATTGGCTGCTGAAAACCTTGCCCACGGGGTTCGTCCCGGACGAGGACCAGGGCTATTTCATCGTCAACGCGCTGCTGCCCGAAGGCGCCTCGGTCGAGCGCAACGACGCCGTGGTCACGCGCCTGGAACAGTACCTGTCCGCCGACCCGGCCGTGGCCGACGTGCTGGCCCTGGGCGGCTACAACCTGCTGACCGGCACCTACAGCTCCTATTCCAGCGCCCTGTTCGTCATCCTGAAACCCTGGGAGGAGCGCGCGACGCCGGAGTTGGCCCTGGACGCGGTCATGGGCCGGGCCAAGGCCTTTTTCGCCGGGGTGCAGGGGGCGGTGGTCATGGCCTTCAACCCCTCGCCCATCCCGGGCCTGGGGTCCACGGGCGGCTTCCAGTTCGAGTTGCAGGACCGCTCGGGCGGCAAGGTCGAGGCGCTCGCCCGCACGGCCTACGGGTTCATGGCCGACGCCCGGGCTTTGCCGTCCGTGACCGGCGTGTTCTCGGACTTCAGCGTCGAGGTGCCGCAACTGTTCTACGACCTCGACCGCGACAAGGTGCAGACCCTGGGCATCCCGCCAAGCGACGTGTTCGAGGCCCTGCAGACCTACCTCGGCGGCCTGTACGTCAACGATTTCAATAAATTCGGCCGCACCTACCGGGTCATGCTCCAGGCCGAGCCGCGGTTTCGCCGCTCACCGGCCGACATCGAGCGCTTTTTCGTGCGAAGCGCTTCCGGCGAGATGGTCCCCCTAAGCACCCTTGGCCGGACCACGGACATCCGGGGGCCGGAATACATCCGCCGCTTCAACCTGTTCCGGGCCGTGGAGATCGCCGGCGGCACGCCCCCGGGCTTCTCCTCGGGCCAGTCCCTGTCCGCCATGGCCGACCTGGCCAGGACGACGCTGCCCCAGGGCTACGGCTACGACTGGACCGGCATCGCCTACCAGGAAGTCAAATCCGGCAGCCAGTCGGTCTTCATCTTCGGCCTGGCCCTGGTCATGGTCTTTCTGGTCCTGGCCGCCCAGTACGAATCCTGGGCCGTGCCCTTCGCCGTCATCCTGGCCGTGCCCCTGGCCGTGTTCGGGGCCATGGCCGGGCAGATGCTGCGCGGGCTCGACAACAACGTCTACGCCCAGATCGGCCTGGTCATGCTCATCGGCCTGGCCGCCAAGAACGCCATCCTCATCGTGGAGTTCGCCAAAATGCGCCGCGAGGCCGGGGACGCGCCGGACGTGGCCGCGGTTTCCGCCTCCGTCCTGCGTTTTCGGCCCATCCTCATGACCTCCTTCGCCTTCATCCTCGGCGTCGTGCCCATGCTGGTCGCCTCGGGCGCCGGCGCGGCCAGCCGCCACGCCCTGGGCACGGCCGTGTTCGGCGGCATGCTCGCGGCCACCATCCTCGGCGTCTACTTCGTGCCGGCGCTTTTCTGGTTCATCCAGCGCCTGGTGGAGCGGCTGCGGCGCTAA
- a CDS encoding efflux RND transporter periplasmic adaptor subunit, whose amino-acid sequence MPSLSPRPVARIGLASALALCAALLLSGCGQGEADKKQAATPSAAPPAVLVTAQRPVVADVPIVIEYVGRLAAKENIEVRARVEGYLKERLFTEGAMVKQGDVLFVIESRQYMENLKKAQAELARQQALLSKAQVDFTRFEQLYKQKAVSRDEYDTKLTNQREIAANLDSAKAAVETAERDLGYTKVTAPITGRIGKALVNVGNLVGKGDNTLLAEISSTDPIYVDFSISERDYLEFTRAMQERGGKEGEPRLSLTLILADDSVYPQKGVPDMAERAVDAKTGTLGVRGVFANPRGLLKPGQFAKVRALIDERKGALLVPQRAIVDVQGSKSVYVVGPGDVIEAKAVTLGGSKDGSFVIDTGLTPDDRVVVEGVSKVRPGMTVKVAEDAPPAATGTAAAPAKP is encoded by the coding sequence ATGCCCAGCCTGTCGCCCCGTCCTGTTGCTCGTATCGGTCTTGCCTCGGCCCTGGCCCTTTGCGCCGCCTTGCTCCTTTCGGGTTGCGGACAGGGCGAGGCGGACAAGAAGCAGGCCGCCACGCCAAGCGCCGCGCCGCCGGCCGTACTGGTGACGGCGCAACGGCCGGTGGTGGCCGACGTGCCCATCGTCATCGAATACGTCGGGCGCCTGGCGGCCAAGGAGAATATCGAAGTGCGGGCCAGGGTCGAGGGCTACCTCAAGGAGCGGCTGTTCACCGAAGGGGCCATGGTCAAGCAGGGCGACGTGCTCTTCGTCATCGAATCGCGCCAGTACATGGAAAACCTGAAAAAGGCCCAGGCCGAGCTCGCCCGCCAGCAGGCCCTTTTGTCCAAGGCGCAAGTGGATTTCACCCGGTTCGAGCAGCTCTACAAGCAAAAGGCCGTCAGCCGCGACGAATACGACACCAAGCTCACCAACCAGCGCGAAATCGCGGCCAACCTGGACAGCGCCAAGGCCGCCGTGGAAACGGCCGAACGCGACCTCGGCTACACCAAGGTCACGGCGCCCATCACCGGCCGCATCGGCAAGGCCCTGGTCAACGTCGGCAACCTGGTCGGCAAGGGCGACAACACGCTTCTGGCCGAAATCTCCTCCACCGACCCCATCTACGTCGATTTTTCCATCAGCGAGCGCGATTACCTGGAATTCACCCGGGCCATGCAGGAACGCGGCGGCAAGGAGGGGGAACCCCGCCTTTCCCTGACCCTCATCCTGGCCGACGATTCGGTCTATCCGCAAAAGGGCGTGCCGGACATGGCCGAGCGGGCCGTGGACGCCAAGACGGGCACGCTTGGCGTGCGGGGCGTTTTCGCCAACCCCCGGGGCCTGCTCAAGCCCGGCCAGTTCGCCAAGGTCCGGGCGCTCATCGACGAGCGCAAGGGCGCGCTGCTCGTGCCCCAGCGGGCCATTGTCGACGTCCAGGGCAGCAAGTCGGTCTACGTGGTCGGCCCGGGCGACGTCATCGAGGCCAAGGCCGTCACGCTCGGCGGGAGCAAGGACGGCTCCTTCGTCATCGACACCGGCCTGACCCCCGACGACCGGGTGGTGGTGGAGGGCGTGTCCAAGGTGCGGCCGGGCATGACGGTCAAGGTGGCCGAGGACGCCCCCCCGGCGGCCACGGGAACAGCCGCCGCCCCGGCCAAGCCCTAG
- a CDS encoding DUF47 family protein, giving the protein MLPSFLRFAGPRRQDYLPGLLDHYRPVARGMALLHEALKHAVNKRPDKGFRVLTGEIDILEAEADKVKRRIRNHLPAGFLMVVDKTLFLNYTGRQDNILDAVQEAVTWLALAPFDVPPALAEAMTGSVAEAAETVALLHTALSEGIGLILHAKGDRGATKKHIQDVRGQHLKVVKAKRGLIAAAYASGLEFGRVYQVIRFVEYVYRASHNAEGCADILRAMLAR; this is encoded by the coding sequence ATGCTGCCGTCCTTCCTTCGCTTTGCCGGCCCCCGCCGCCAGGATTACCTGCCGGGCCTGCTCGACCATTACCGGCCCGTCGCCCGGGGGATGGCCCTTTTGCACGAGGCCCTCAAACACGCCGTCAACAAGCGCCCGGACAAGGGATTCCGCGTCCTGACCGGCGAGATCGACATCCTCGAGGCCGAGGCCGACAAGGTCAAACGCCGCATCCGCAACCACCTGCCGGCCGGCTTCCTCATGGTCGTGGACAAGACGCTGTTCCTCAACTACACCGGCCGCCAGGACAACATCCTCGACGCCGTGCAGGAGGCCGTCACCTGGCTGGCCCTGGCCCCCTTCGACGTCCCGCCGGCCCTGGCCGAGGCCATGACCGGAAGCGTGGCCGAGGCCGCCGAGACCGTGGCCCTGCTCCATACGGCGCTGTCGGAAGGCATCGGGCTCATCCTGCACGCCAAGGGCGATCGCGGCGCCACCAAAAAACACATCCAGGACGTGCGCGGCCAGCACCTCAAGGTCGTCAAGGCCAAGCGCGGCCTCATCGCCGCCGCCTACGCCTCGGGCCTGGAATTCGGGCGCGTCTACCAGGTCATCCGCTTCGTGGAATACGTCTACCGGGCCAGCCACAACGCCGAGGGCTGCGCCGACATCCTGCGGGCCATGCTGGCCCGCTGA
- a CDS encoding transcriptional repressor, whose product MSQGQDRLEAILGRLRGHGHRISPQRLAILRLLAETPDHPTAEDLHRRLLPEFPDMSLATVYKAIAVLKKHGEILELQFSDRDNRYDARFPTPHPHCVCLACGAIADPPAPGLAAVTEALAAASGYAITSHRLDFYGLCPACRAKPGP is encoded by the coding sequence ATGTCCCAGGGACAAGACAGACTCGAGGCCATCCTCGGCCGCCTGCGCGGCCACGGTCACCGCATCTCCCCCCAGCGGCTGGCCATCCTGCGCCTTTTGGCCGAAACCCCCGACCATCCCACGGCCGAGGACCTCCACCGGCGGCTTTTGCCCGAATTCCCGGACATGAGCCTGGCCACGGTCTACAAGGCCATCGCCGTGCTCAAAAAGCACGGCGAGATCCTGGAGCTCCAGTTCAGCGACCGCGACAACCGCTACGACGCCCGTTTTCCGACCCCCCATCCCCATTGCGTCTGCCTGGCCTGCGGCGCCATCGCCGACCCGCCGGCCCCGGGCCTTGCGGCCGTGACCGAGGCCCTGGCCGCCGCCAGCGGCTACGCCATCACCTCCCATCGCCTGGATTTCTACGGCCTGTGCCCGGCCTGCCGGGCGAAACCGGGCCCATGA